The Methanomethylovorans hollandica DSM 15978 genome includes a region encoding these proteins:
- a CDS encoding fibrillarin-like rRNA/tRNA 2'-O-methyltransferase, translating to MMIEQLSDGIFEVVMDDRKILATHNLYPAHSVYGERLIDVDGVEYRQWDPHRSKLGAMVLKNFDIPIEYDSHVLYLGAASGTTVSHVSDILTDGLVYAVEFSPRTMRDLIKLCDQRPNIIPILADANQPRSYAHIVEKVDVIFQDVAQPNQAEIAALNCKHFLEEDGHLMLSIKSRSIDTVASPKKVFKDEVKKLESDFGVEFEVLQRKELDPFHEDHLGLLARMFVDEGEK from the coding sequence ATGATGATTGAACAATTGTCAGACGGTATCTTTGAAGTGGTCATGGACGACAGGAAGATACTGGCCACACATAACCTCTATCCTGCCCATAGTGTGTATGGTGAAAGGCTTATTGATGTGGATGGGGTGGAATACCGCCAGTGGGATCCTCACAGAAGCAAGCTGGGCGCTATGGTACTCAAGAATTTTGATATTCCCATCGAATATGATTCCCACGTACTATACCTGGGAGCTGCATCGGGCACCACCGTAAGCCATGTTTCGGATATCCTGACTGATGGCCTGGTGTATGCTGTAGAGTTCTCTCCGCGCACTATGCGCGATCTTATCAAACTGTGCGACCAGCGCCCCAACATCATCCCCATACTTGCAGATGCTAATCAGCCCCGCTCCTATGCTCATATCGTGGAAAAGGTGGATGTTATCTTCCAGGACGTAGCCCAGCCCAACCAGGCTGAGATAGCTGCTCTTAACTGCAAACACTTCTTAGAAGAGGACGGACATCTGATGCTTTCCATAAAATCCCGCAGCATCGACACTGTAGCCAGTCCAAAAAAGGTATTCAAGGACGAGGTCAAAAAGCTGGAAAGCGACTTTGGCGTGGAGTTCGAGGTGCTGCAACGCAAAGAGCTCGACCCATTCCACGAGGACCATCTGGGCTTGCTGGCGCGGATGTTCGTGGATGAGGGCGAGAAATAA
- a CDS encoding NOP5/NOP56 family protein, protein MKIVTWFGTLAISEDGGVEECCLLEKDVEQLAEHMLLSMGNEDLPSHGLDLRELALKCGFVELEEDYDVLLREVSIKAAKRQISMTDTDDKRIIQAVEAMDDIDKAANELSERLTEWYGTYFPELELTAESMARFVLRFGSRENVPEGHDMFAKASSSMGAELSLVEEDLLRNFAASLCGIYDTRKHLEQYIMSNMGAVAPNLTNIAGAPLGARLISLAGGLDKLAAFPSSTVQVIGASNALFKHLRSRAPSPKHGVIFNHPLIKGSPWWQRGKIARALAAKISLAVRMDVYGGKHDPSIKEKLERKVESIKKANPEAPKKQSTKFTQPGPGRAGGRPAKKHRGQNKSGMKKGSKGTGDRSGGRPV, encoded by the coding sequence TTGAAGATAGTTACATGGTTCGGTACGCTGGCAATTTCTGAAGATGGAGGAGTTGAGGAATGCTGCCTGCTGGAGAAAGATGTTGAACAGCTGGCTGAACACATGCTGCTTTCCATGGGAAACGAGGATTTGCCCTCACATGGCCTGGACCTGAGGGAATTGGCACTGAAATGTGGTTTTGTTGAACTTGAAGAAGATTATGATGTGTTGCTTCGGGAAGTGTCCATAAAAGCGGCAAAGCGTCAGATCTCCATGACAGATACCGATGACAAGCGTATCATCCAGGCAGTTGAGGCCATGGATGACATTGATAAAGCAGCCAATGAGCTCTCTGAAAGGCTTACGGAGTGGTATGGCACATATTTTCCGGAACTGGAGCTTACGGCAGAGTCCATGGCTAGGTTCGTATTAAGGTTTGGCTCCAGGGAAAATGTGCCAGAGGGACATGATATGTTTGCAAAGGCCAGCAGTTCCATGGGTGCGGAACTATCGCTGGTGGAAGAGGACCTTTTACGCAACTTTGCAGCCAGTCTGTGCGGAATATATGACACTCGCAAGCATCTGGAGCAGTATATCATGTCGAATATGGGTGCAGTGGCTCCCAACCTTACAAATATAGCTGGTGCCCCTCTTGGTGCACGGCTTATCAGCTTGGCCGGAGGACTGGATAAGCTTGCGGCATTTCCTTCAAGTACCGTGCAGGTCATCGGCGCGAGCAATGCACTGTTCAAGCACCTTAGGTCACGCGCTCCTTCTCCCAAGCATGGTGTGATCTTCAATCATCCTCTCATCAAGGGTTCACCGTGGTGGCAGAGAGGTAAGATCGCCAGGGCACTGGCAGCGAAGATCAGTCTGGCTGTACGCATGGATGTTTATGGAGGGAAACATGATCCTTCCATAAAGGAAAAACTTGAGCGCAAAGTTGAATCTATTAAGAAAGCTAATCCTGAGGCGCCTAAGAAGCAATCCACAAAGTTCACACAGCCGGGACCGGGCAGAGCAGGCGGCAGGCCTGCCAAGAAGCACCGGGGTCAAAATAAAAGTGGCATGAAAAAAGGCTCTAAAGGCACAGGTGACAGATCGGGAGGCAGACCTGTATGA
- a CDS encoding beta-ribofuranosylaminobenzene 5'-phosphate synthase — MIRVKSPSRIHMGLIDMNAELGRVDGGVGISIDHPHVAISAEIADEIEIIGKSLLSPRMEAAARVLLPEGQGVRVTIEEDMSPHVGCGSGTQAALSVAAAVNRLYDLGLSVREMAIAVERGGTSGIGVASFEKGGFIVDGGHKFAEKGSFSPSSASKTPPGPVLFREDFPDWEIVVALPGEDMHIGAHDAQEVDIFRKECPIPLHEVQAVAHIVLMKMMPAIIEKDIESFGQATNRLQTLGFKQREIRLQHQAVRDLIELLQDSGAYGAGMSSFGPVVYAFTDNPEDAAYLKEDAQAFLDSTIGGNVIITRANNTGASIWEE; from the coding sequence ATGATAAGAGTAAAGTCCCCTTCAAGAATCCACATGGGTCTTATAGATATGAATGCAGAACTTGGAAGAGTGGACGGTGGGGTAGGGATATCTATTGATCATCCTCACGTAGCAATCTCAGCGGAGATTGCTGATGAAATTGAGATAATAGGTAAATCTTTACTCTCCCCGCGCATGGAGGCAGCTGCCAGGGTATTGCTTCCAGAGGGTCAGGGTGTCAGGGTGACCATAGAAGAAGACATGTCTCCTCATGTGGGCTGCGGTTCCGGGACCCAGGCAGCACTTTCTGTTGCAGCTGCGGTGAACAGGCTGTATGACCTTGGTCTGAGTGTGCGGGAGATGGCCATTGCTGTGGAGCGCGGCGGCACTTCTGGTATTGGGGTCGCCTCCTTTGAAAAAGGTGGGTTCATAGTTGATGGTGGGCATAAGTTCGCGGAGAAGGGTTCCTTCTCTCCGTCATCGGCAAGTAAAACACCTCCGGGGCCAGTGCTTTTCAGGGAAGATTTTCCGGATTGGGAAATAGTGGTGGCTTTGCCGGGTGAGGACATGCACATAGGGGCTCATGATGCTCAGGAAGTGGATATATTCAGAAAGGAGTGTCCTATTCCGTTGCATGAGGTGCAGGCCGTAGCCCACATAGTGCTCATGAAAATGATGCCTGCCATCATAGAAAAGGATATTGAGAGTTTCGGGCAGGCGACAAACCGTTTGCAGACCCTGGGGTTCAAGCAAAGGGAAATACGTTTACAACATCAGGCTGTCAGAGACCTGATAGAGCTTTTGCAGGATAGTGGTGCTTATGGTGCAGGCATGAGCTCTTTCGGACCTGTTGTATACGCTTTCACTGACAATCCAGAGGATGCAGCTTACCTAAAGGAAGATGCACAGGCTTTCCTGGACAGCACCATCGGGGGTAATGTCATAATTACCAGAGCCAACAATACTGGTGCTTCTATTTGGGAGGAATGA
- a CDS encoding DUF2953 domain-containing protein, giving the protein MALAILLLVLLVLFCAIDLIVDLKKKDQDISGKILIKWLFLSYSKVFYPAEPGSSVSKKEKVNGEKEEMGNYSHVNAGHGRKEPEENITNEAKSTKNKRELKAKDFIKIYYDIKNPLLRLFKGTMRNLVLRCGRCDVAFGLPDPADTGMLCSILFGVFGSLHQYWQNFYYFLEPRFDDKVLDLELMADVRMRIYKFIPTFLRFALDRGVLRTGWLLVRTYR; this is encoded by the coding sequence GTGGCTCTAGCAATCCTATTGTTGGTGTTGCTTGTTCTTTTCTGTGCTATAGACCTGATAGTGGATCTGAAGAAAAAGGATCAGGATATTTCCGGAAAGATATTGATCAAATGGCTCTTTCTGTCCTATTCCAAAGTTTTCTATCCTGCTGAGCCCGGAAGTTCTGTTTCAAAAAAAGAGAAAGTAAACGGTGAGAAGGAAGAAATGGGTAATTACAGCCATGTTAATGCAGGACATGGGAGGAAGGAGCCTGAAGAAAATATCACAAATGAAGCAAAAAGCACAAAAAACAAAAGAGAATTGAAGGCTAAGGATTTCATTAAGATCTATTATGATATCAAAAACCCTCTCTTAAGGCTTTTCAAAGGCACAATGCGTAATCTGGTATTGAGATGTGGCAGATGTGATGTTGCTTTTGGACTTCCAGACCCTGCAGATACCGGAATGTTGTGCAGTATCCTTTTTGGAGTATTTGGGTCACTGCATCAGTATTGGCAGAATTTTTATTATTTTCTGGAACCCAGGTTCGATGATAAAGTGCTGGACCTGGAATTGATGGCTGATGTGAGGATGCGTATTTACAAATTCATTCCCACATTCCTGAGGTTTGCACTTGATAGGGGTGTGCTCAGAACAGGCTGGTTATTGGTGCGCACCTATAGATGA
- a CDS encoding GerW family sporulation protein has translation MGLEDLMKEVSSELERLVSTKTVVGDAVTIGDTTIIPVTKVSFGFGTGGGEGKSKNNEEGFGGGGAAGAKIEPVAFIVISKEETRLMSISGKSDIGVLLESVPGLIDKIKTMKGKKDKVNDNTDTADKSVGSVEIEVEGQ, from the coding sequence ATGGGACTTGAAGACCTGATGAAAGAAGTATCCAGTGAACTTGAAAGACTTGTGAGTACCAAGACAGTTGTCGGAGATGCCGTAACAATCGGTGATACGACCATCATTCCTGTGACCAAGGTATCCTTTGGTTTCGGAACAGGTGGTGGAGAGGGTAAAAGCAAGAACAACGAAGAAGGTTTTGGCGGTGGTGGTGCAGCAGGCGCAAAGATAGAGCCCGTGGCTTTTATAGTCATATCCAAGGAAGAAACCCGTTTGATGTCTATTTCAGGAAAATCTGATATTGGTGTCCTTCTTGAATCAGTTCCGGGTCTTATAGATAAGATCAAGACCATGAAGGGAAAAAAGGACAAAGTGAACGATAACACTGATACAGCTGATAAAAGTGTAGGATCTGTTGAAATAGAGGTTGAAGGACAGTAA
- a CDS encoding ATP-dependent DNA helicase, which produces MSGQRGYLRYFPKEHCYPNQQDAMEKIYSALLRKEIILFEGACGTGKTLSSLAPALFVGKQLEKTVIIATNVHQQMVQFISEAKEIKRGNDVKVAVVKGKAAMCPHEVDYEECRLKRENTFELIELEKELDLKKKELKSASENYKRSKDPALIALRDALFNEIEAAEQKTRGVRERACNDLYEVLRFESEVFRQWLFADVRTPEEINEYATKKGMCGYELLKRELKHADLIICNFHHVLSAEIFATLLTWLDKEPQDVIVIFDEAHNLESAARSHSSMTITEHTIEKAIAEIEANQDQMPESRAFDLFKMLNEIIRETYNNRFKFGERERVGRIWYDMRISDPYERNDMVRGRFMRQALELGFKDEAAMQLVLSEASEFGKTLDEEYKEQYKKGLSKILKRSHIRYAADFLSSYLVLSNDYRYYPIMNVRRDPNDQIYGRLELFTCIPSNVTEPLFASVFSIILMSATLRPFDMVKATLGIKRETCELSYVTSFPPERRLTIAVDVPPLFARSRDDPHALEAVEQVLLDSIENSRGNVIIFFQSAAEARKYYSKLGDNLNVPTFLDEAGVSSHVVREAFFELGEKGGKGVLFSYLWGTLSEGVDFRDGRGRTVIIVGVGYPALNDRMNAVESAYDHSYGFGAGWDYAVQIPTIRKIRQAMGRVVRSPMDHGVRILLDGRFLSESRQRYGKFAVFEIFPPDEREELVDVQPEKVKFSLINFFQDNS; this is translated from the coding sequence ATGAGCGGACAGAGAGGATACTTACGCTATTTCCCCAAAGAACACTGTTATCCTAACCAACAGGATGCTATGGAAAAGATATATTCTGCGCTTCTAAGAAAGGAGATCATACTTTTTGAGGGGGCATGTGGTACTGGCAAGACCCTCAGTTCTCTTGCTCCTGCCCTCTTTGTGGGCAAACAGCTGGAAAAAACTGTGATAATTGCAACTAATGTGCATCAACAGATGGTGCAATTCATTAGCGAGGCTAAGGAGATAAAGCGGGGAAATGATGTCAAGGTGGCAGTAGTAAAGGGTAAGGCTGCCATGTGTCCCCATGAAGTAGATTACGAGGAGTGCCGGCTCAAAAGGGAAAATACTTTTGAACTGATAGAGCTGGAAAAGGAACTCGATCTTAAAAAAAAAGAGCTAAAGTCAGCTTCAGAAAACTACAAACGTTCCAAGGACCCAGCTCTTATAGCCTTAAGAGATGCTCTATTTAATGAAATAGAGGCAGCCGAACAAAAGACTCGTGGTGTAAGGGAAAGGGCATGTAACGATCTCTACGAGGTGTTGCGTTTTGAAAGTGAAGTATTCAGGCAGTGGCTTTTTGCTGATGTACGCACCCCTGAGGAGATAAACGAGTATGCCACAAAAAAAGGCATGTGTGGCTACGAATTGCTTAAAAGGGAATTAAAACATGCTGACCTCATAATCTGTAATTTTCACCATGTACTGAGTGCTGAAATATTTGCAACATTGCTTACCTGGCTGGACAAGGAGCCGCAGGATGTTATAGTTATTTTTGATGAGGCACACAATCTGGAATCTGCAGCACGCTCTCATTCATCCATGACCATCACTGAACATACCATTGAAAAAGCCATCGCAGAGATAGAAGCCAATCAGGACCAAATGCCTGAAAGCCGTGCATTTGACTTGTTCAAAATGTTAAATGAAATCATAAGGGAAACATACAACAACAGGTTCAAGTTCGGTGAAAGGGAAAGAGTAGGCAGGATCTGGTATGATATGCGCATCAGTGATCCTTATGAGCGCAATGATATGGTAAGGGGCAGATTTATGAGGCAGGCCCTGGAATTGGGATTTAAGGACGAGGCTGCCATGCAGCTTGTGCTTTCTGAGGCAAGTGAGTTCGGAAAAACGCTTGATGAGGAATACAAGGAACAATATAAGAAAGGCCTGAGCAAAATATTGAAAAGGTCGCATATTCGATATGCTGCAGATTTTCTATCTTCTTATCTTGTCCTGTCCAACGATTATCGCTACTATCCCATTATGAATGTGCGCAGGGACCCTAACGATCAGATCTACGGGCGTCTGGAGCTTTTCACCTGTATTCCCAGCAATGTAACAGAGCCCCTTTTTGCTTCTGTGTTCTCTATCATTCTTATGTCCGCCACACTTCGGCCCTTTGATATGGTGAAGGCTACCCTGGGTATAAAGCGGGAAACATGCGAGCTTTCCTATGTGACATCATTCCCCCCTGAAAGACGCCTCACCATAGCTGTAGATGTTCCTCCTTTGTTCGCAAGAAGCAGGGACGACCCGCATGCTTTGGAGGCCGTGGAACAGGTACTGCTAGATTCCATCGAGAATTCCAGAGGTAATGTAATTATCTTTTTCCAGAGTGCAGCCGAAGCAAGAAAATACTATTCAAAACTTGGCGACAATCTGAATGTGCCCACTTTCCTGGATGAGGCAGGCGTATCTTCCCATGTAGTGAGAGAAGCTTTCTTTGAACTTGGAGAAAAGGGAGGAAAAGGTGTGCTTTTCTCATATCTCTGGGGTACATTGAGCGAAGGTGTGGATTTCAGGGATGGCAGGGGCAGAACGGTTATAATCGTAGGTGTCGGTTATCCGGCTCTCAATGACAGGATGAATGCTGTGGAGTCAGCTTATGATCATTCTTACGGGTTCGGAGCTGGATGGGATTATGCTGTGCAGATACCTACGATCCGTAAGATACGACAGGCCATGGGCAGGGTCGTGCGTTCTCCTATGGATCATGGGGTGAGGATATTACTTGATGGACGTTTTCTTAGCGAATCCCGTCAAAGATATGGGAAATTTGCTGTTTTTGAGATATTTCCTCCGGATGAGAGAGAGGAGCTCGTAGATGTGCAGCCTGAAAAAGTAAAGTTCTCATTGATCAATTTCTTTCAGGATAATTCATAA
- a CDS encoding type IV pilin N-terminal domain-containing protein, translating to MGQKRPFPYFMQVRCTDQGISPVVGTLLMLAITMLLIGITAVSLADLPNPLKKGLTADVELELIEGGVPNEIRYKENVITLAHKGGDPLPLENIKIVIVGQGSSYTGVVAHGGRIINGDVQVTYIDLCPAGKETHYAKRNSCIEDGYWSAGEVIVLNGDDGLGHNSTVSVQVGSITNTSNNFGLKKGTEIILKIIESPSNRLISSFNTNVMAAKKS from the coding sequence ATGGGCCAAAAACGACCTTTTCCCTACTTTATGCAAGTCCGGTGCACAGACCAGGGAATAAGTCCTGTTGTAGGGACTTTGTTGATGCTGGCTATTACAATGTTGCTTATAGGAATCACTGCTGTTTCACTTGCCGATCTACCTAACCCTTTGAAAAAGGGATTAACAGCAGATGTAGAACTAGAATTAATAGAAGGCGGAGTGCCCAATGAGATCAGATACAAGGAAAATGTCATAACTCTGGCACATAAGGGAGGGGATCCCCTACCCCTTGAAAACATAAAGATAGTTATTGTTGGGCAGGGCAGCAGTTATACCGGAGTGGTGGCACATGGAGGAAGAATTATCAATGGAGATGTGCAGGTAACATACATTGATCTATGTCCTGCAGGAAAAGAAACACATTACGCCAAAAGGAACTCCTGTATAGAAGATGGTTATTGGTCCGCAGGAGAAGTTATTGTCCTTAATGGTGACGATGGTCTGGGTCATAATTCAACAGTAAGTGTGCAAGTGGGAAGTATCACAAATACGTCAAACAACTTCGGCTTGAAGAAGGGAACAGAAATTATCTTGAAAATCATAGAAAGTCCATCTAACAGGCTGATCTCAAGCTTTAATACAAATGTTATGGCTGCAAAGAAGAGCTAA
- a CDS encoding RNA-guided endonuclease InsQ/TnpB family protein: MESTRTIQLKIVDPDFDLVETIKKYAQGMNYVSEIVFDNEKVIPARKLQPLVYNHLREELGLKSQVSCNIPRQVAGTYKTIVELAKQGLSYWQKIVYSPTSMILSYKRDYTITENSVSITTFSSGRKTYQLVNYPYAMQLFKSPWKFGASKVVKHDDGSYYFHLTVSQEIPDKRIEDASTFMGIDVGMNYLAVASTTDKKCKFFAGGEIKNQRNIYKNMRARLQSKGTSSAKSVMKQLAGKEKRLMKDVNHCISKAIVKFAAENNVSVIGFEDLTGIRTRTEHNISKKHRYHHSSWAFRQLQSFVAYKAKLAGIITEYVDPAFTSQTCFRCNHISRNNRHSLKFHCEICGYEVNADLNAANNLEHRTRDFRYTLESQGCQSITHTHEMI; this comes from the coding sequence ATGGAATCTACTAGAACTATCCAACTGAAAATAGTTGATCCTGATTTTGATCTAGTAGAAACCATAAAGAAATATGCACAAGGTATGAACTACGTTTCTGAAATTGTTTTTGATAATGAGAAAGTAATACCTGCCAGGAAGTTGCAACCTTTAGTTTATAACCACTTAAGAGAAGAACTTGGTTTGAAATCTCAGGTTAGTTGTAATATACCCAGACAAGTAGCTGGTACCTATAAAACAATTGTAGAACTTGCTAAACAAGGTTTGAGTTATTGGCAAAAGATAGTATATTCTCCTACATCGATGATATTGTCGTATAAGAGAGATTATACTATAACTGAAAACTCAGTTAGTATAACTACTTTTAGCAGTGGAAGGAAGACCTACCAACTTGTTAATTACCCTTATGCAATGCAGTTATTTAAGTCTCCCTGGAAGTTTGGAGCATCGAAAGTAGTCAAACATGATGATGGATCATATTACTTCCATCTGACCGTATCTCAAGAAATACCCGATAAACGAATTGAAGATGCTTCTACATTCATGGGAATTGATGTTGGTATGAACTATCTGGCTGTTGCATCTACCACCGATAAAAAATGTAAGTTTTTTGCTGGTGGAGAGATTAAGAACCAGAGAAATATCTACAAGAACATGAGAGCAAGGTTACAGTCTAAGGGAACTTCATCGGCTAAAAGTGTGATGAAACAATTAGCTGGTAAAGAGAAACGTCTAATGAAAGATGTAAACCATTGCATATCTAAAGCTATTGTTAAATTTGCAGCAGAGAACAATGTTTCAGTAATCGGGTTTGAAGATCTGACTGGTATAAGAACACGAACTGAACACAATATATCAAAGAAACATCGGTACCATCACAGCAGTTGGGCTTTCAGACAACTGCAATCATTTGTAGCGTATAAAGCGAAATTAGCTGGAATTATTACCGAATATGTAGATCCTGCATTTACTTCCCAGACATGTTTCCGCTGTAATCATATTAGCAGGAACAATCGACACAGCCTCAAATTCCATTGTGAAATTTGTGGTTATGAGGTGAATGCTGATCTTAATGCTGCAAATAACTTAGAGCATAGAACACGAGATTTTAGGTATACCTTAGAATCTCAGGGGTGTCAGTCAATCACCCATACGCATGAGATGATCTGA
- a CDS encoding DUF7289 family protein: protein MSSKNTLDGLKIAEEAFSEIVDFSIIMGIMLLAISIIVTAGFSLVRYMQEAQHTENIKQSFTVLTSNINKVAFGSSPSQSVEIKLHESTAAVTGTSSINVDMQVWNSSTSEMDTESFDRQLRVIENRYNERSIGYENTGSWAKHEREKVVMISKPNFAVGDDLLMIPAVMLSGSSTSTGRSPLAKAGG from the coding sequence ATGAGCTCCAAAAATACTCTGGATGGTTTAAAGATTGCTGAGGAAGCATTTTCAGAGATCGTTGACTTCAGTATCATCATGGGAATAATGCTTCTTGCAATATCTATCATAGTCACTGCCGGTTTTTCTCTGGTGAGATATATGCAGGAAGCCCAACATACAGAGAACATAAAGCAAAGTTTTACCGTGCTGACTTCGAACATCAATAAGGTTGCATTCGGCAGTTCACCTTCTCAGTCAGTGGAAATAAAGCTTCATGAAAGCACTGCAGCTGTTACAGGCACCAGTTCCATCAATGTTGATATGCAGGTATGGAATTCTTCCACCAGCGAAATGGATACAGAGTCTTTTGACAGACAGTTAAGGGTAATAGAAAATCGTTACAATGAAAGGTCTATTGGTTATGAGAATACTGGCTCCTGGGCAAAACATGAAAGAGAAAAGGTAGTGATGATCTCGAAACCCAATTTTGCAGTTGGTGATGATCTGTTAATGATCCCTGCAGTTATGTTATCTGGCTCTTCAACATCTACAGGCAGGAGTCCCCTTGCGAAAGCTGGGGGATGA
- a CDS encoding DUF7266 family protein — protein sequence MKLLKDETAVSISIGFILTFVISVVALVTVLTAFYTLMDKAEQTVMRSEFEIHGNDISMHISSIDTLVAVMNNSGAYIDLMEYDLNLPDKIAGEHYSVSIVDSSHEIVLQSRDKEETKVMIPYSAQNMRVIESTVFSEAGTHYMAYGPINRTLEIR from the coding sequence ATGAAACTTCTTAAAGATGAGACTGCGGTTTCTATTTCTATTGGTTTCATCCTTACTTTTGTTATAAGTGTTGTGGCGCTTGTTACTGTGCTTACTGCTTTCTACACGCTCATGGACAAAGCAGAACAGACTGTTATGAGAAGCGAGTTCGAAATCCATGGAAATGATATTTCGATGCATATCTCCAGCATAGATACTCTGGTAGCTGTTATGAATAATTCCGGAGCATACATAGACTTGATGGAATATGATCTCAATCTTCCTGATAAAATAGCAGGAGAGCATTATTCTGTAAGCATAGTTGATAGCAGTCATGAGATCGTGCTGCAATCCAGGGACAAGGAAGAAACAAAGGTAATGATACCCTACAGTGCGCAAAACATGAGAGTTATTGAGAGCACTGTTTTCAGCGAAGCTGGCACACACTATATGGCCTATGGTCCAATTAACAGGACTTTGGAGATAAGGTGA
- a CDS encoding DUF7288 family protein: protein MVRSNGNYDLDKDPFGQIHTLEAVTATMIMVSVIVFTVQATSLTPLTSSTANAHIEVQMQTMGQDMLNVLDRGSYGYISPLKQDIVSWNGQDFSWNGAAYCSVNAMEYDRLNSSTAKMLRDIAVPRGIAHNVLFMCIDSSGLPRGKAYIYNGDPSDNAVSVSRKVLLSDHYISEPVAFLANTGIPDTSLSSDFYNIVDVRLTFWRM, encoded by the coding sequence ATGGTTCGGTCCAATGGCAACTATGATCTTGATAAAGACCCGTTTGGCCAAATACACACTCTGGAAGCAGTTACTGCGACTATGATAATGGTTTCAGTAATTGTGTTTACTGTTCAGGCCACATCCCTTACACCTCTTACATCATCAACGGCCAATGCCCACATTGAAGTCCAGATGCAAACCATGGGGCAGGACATGCTCAATGTACTGGACCGTGGTTCTTACGGATATATTTCACCTCTTAAGCAGGATATTGTTTCCTGGAACGGCCAGGATTTTTCCTGGAACGGTGCTGCATATTGTTCAGTCAATGCCATGGAATATGATCGTTTGAATAGCTCCACTGCAAAGATGCTTAGAGACATTGCAGTTCCCCGCGGGATCGCACACAATGTTCTATTTATGTGTATAGATAGCTCCGGCCTTCCCCGAGGAAAAGCATATATATACAATGGTGATCCCTCCGACAACGCAGTTTCAGTTTCCAGAAAAGTGCTTCTCTCTGACCACTACATCTCTGAACCTGTTGCTTTCCTGGCAAACACCGGTATACCTGACACATCCCTATCTTCTGATTTTTATAACATCGTTGATGTAAGGCTGACCTTCTGGAGAATGTGA
- a CDS encoding DUF7287 family protein, protein MDNNGQITVDYLVGITIFLLSLVFVFQYTNGLFTPFESSSDEVTMIADRVATTVVEDRISTGDPIHPTWCLVVLWRISSDNSIQTI, encoded by the coding sequence ATGGATAATAATGGGCAGATAACAGTAGATTATCTTGTAGGCATTACAATATTCTTGTTATCTCTCGTGTTTGTTTTCCAATATACCAATGGACTATTCACACCATTTGAATCAAGTTCAGATGAAGTAACTATGATAGCTGATAGAGTAGCTACAACTGTTGTAGAAGATAGGATTAGCACAGGTGATCCCATACATCCAACATGGTGTCTGGTAGTCTTATGGCGGATCTCTTCAGACAACTCGATACAAACTATATAA